Proteins from one Flavobacterium branchiarum genomic window:
- a CDS encoding GH92 family glycosyl hydrolase, whose protein sequence is MKIKSLIFLGLLQCAIFVNAQVKPLDPVEYVNPLMGTQSLHSLSNGNTYPAISRPWGMNFWTPQTGKMGDGWAYIYTADKIRGFKQTHQPSPWMNDYGQFSIMPVTGKLTFAEDERGSWFSHKAEVSKPYYYSVYLADYDVTTEITATERAAHFQITFPENEQSSIVIDAFDKGSYIKIIPSENKIIGYTTRNSGGVPDNFKNYFVLQFDKPFETNYTWHDKVLKKDQLELKNNHVGAIVGFKTKRGEKINVRVASSFISFEQAELNLKSELGTATFDQTVAESKQEWNKILGKLTVEGGSDEQLKTFYSCLYRTVCFPQKQYEIDAKGKIMHYSPYNGKVLPGYMYAGTGFWDTFRALYPLLNLMYPSINKEMQEGLINDYKEGGFLPEWSSPGFRNVMVGNNSASVVSDAYIKGLRGYDINKLYEALLHGANNEGPLDAVGRKGVAYYNTLGYVPYDVKINENAARTLEYAYDDFTIWKLAKALNRPKSEISLFEKRMMNYKNLYDPSIGLMSGRNKDGSFPKNFNPFKWGDAFTEGNSWHYSWSVFHDVNGLIDLMGGEKKFTDKLDAVFTTPPIFDDSYYGSVIHEIREMQIMNMGQYAHGNQPIQHMIYLYNYAGQPWKTQYWSREVMNRLYKPTPDGYCGDEDNGQTSAWYIFSAMGFYPVCPGTDEYVLGAPLFKKVTLQLENGKQFIINAPNNSETNKYVQDLKWNNSTHTKNYINHFDVLKGGELNFDMSNQPNLQRGTSASAYPYSYSTSK, encoded by the coding sequence ATGAAAATAAAGAGTTTAATTTTTTTAGGGTTATTACAATGTGCCATTTTTGTAAATGCACAAGTTAAACCTTTGGACCCTGTAGAATATGTTAATCCTTTAATGGGAACACAATCTCTGCATAGTCTTTCTAACGGTAATACATATCCTGCAATTTCTAGACCATGGGGAATGAATTTTTGGACACCACAAACAGGAAAAATGGGCGATGGATGGGCCTATATCTATACGGCTGATAAAATCAGAGGATTTAAACAAACGCATCAACCTTCGCCATGGATGAATGATTACGGACAGTTTTCGATCATGCCTGTAACAGGAAAACTAACTTTTGCAGAAGACGAAAGAGGCAGTTGGTTTAGCCATAAAGCAGAAGTTTCAAAACCGTATTATTACAGCGTATATCTGGCTGATTACGATGTTACAACAGAAATTACAGCTACCGAAAGAGCAGCACATTTTCAGATTACATTTCCAGAAAACGAGCAATCTTCAATCGTAATCGATGCATTCGATAAAGGTTCTTATATTAAAATAATTCCATCAGAGAATAAAATTATAGGATATACTACTCGTAACAGTGGTGGAGTTCCAGACAATTTTAAAAACTATTTTGTATTGCAATTCGATAAGCCATTTGAAACTAATTATACATGGCATGACAAGGTGCTGAAAAAAGATCAATTAGAATTAAAAAACAATCACGTAGGCGCAATTGTAGGTTTTAAAACCAAAAGAGGGGAGAAAATAAACGTAAGAGTAGCTTCTTCATTTATCAGTTTTGAACAAGCAGAGTTAAATTTGAAGAGCGAATTAGGAACTGCAACTTTCGATCAAACGGTAGCCGAATCAAAACAAGAATGGAATAAGATTTTAGGTAAACTAACTGTTGAAGGTGGAAGTGATGAGCAATTAAAAACTTTTTACTCTTGTTTATATCGTACAGTTTGTTTTCCGCAAAAGCAATATGAAATAGATGCAAAAGGAAAAATCATGCATTATAGCCCTTATAATGGTAAAGTGTTGCCAGGTTATATGTATGCAGGAACAGGATTCTGGGATACTTTCCGAGCTTTATATCCTTTACTTAATTTAATGTATCCTTCTATAAACAAAGAAATGCAAGAAGGACTAATCAACGATTATAAAGAAGGAGGCTTCTTGCCAGAATGGTCAAGTCCAGGATTTAGAAATGTAATGGTTGGAAACAACTCAGCATCAGTAGTTTCAGATGCATACATAAAAGGATTGAGAGGATATGATATAAACAAATTGTATGAAGCTTTGCTACATGGAGCCAACAACGAAGGACCGTTAGACGCAGTAGGAAGAAAAGGAGTTGCCTATTACAATACTTTAGGATATGTTCCTTATGATGTTAAGATTAACGAAAATGCTGCTAGAACATTAGAATATGCATACGATGATTTTACCATTTGGAAATTGGCAAAAGCCTTAAACCGTCCAAAAAGCGAAATTAGTTTATTCGAAAAAAGAATGATGAACTATAAAAATTTGTATGATCCATCAATCGGATTAATGAGCGGTAGAAATAAAGACGGAAGTTTTCCGAAAAATTTCAATCCGTTTAAATGGGGTGATGCATTTACAGAAGGAAATAGCTGGCATTACAGTTGGAGTGTTTTCCATGATGTAAATGGGTTAATTGATTTAATGGGTGGTGAGAAAAAATTTACCGACAAATTAGATGCTGTTTTTACAACACCTCCAATTTTTGATGATAGTTATTACGGTTCAGTTATTCATGAAATACGCGAAATGCAAATTATGAATATGGGACAATATGCTCACGGAAATCAGCCTATTCAGCACATGATTTATTTGTATAATTATGCTGGTCAACCTTGGAAAACACAATATTGGTCAAGAGAAGTAATGAACCGTTTGTATAAACCAACTCCAGATGGATATTGTGGTGATGAAGACAACGGACAAACTTCGGCTTGGTATATTTTCTCTGCAATGGGATTCTATCCAGTATGTCCAGGAACAGACGAATATGTACTTGGAGCACCCTTATTTAAGAAAGTAACATTACAGTTAGAAAACGGAAAGCAGTTTATTATAAATGCACCAAATAATTCAGAAACTAACAAATATGTACAGGATTTAAAATGGAATAACTCCACTCATACTAAAAATTATATCAACCATTTTGATGTATTAAAAGGTGGCGAATTAAATTTTGATATGAGCAACCAACCCAATTTACAAAGAGGAACTTCAGCAAGTGCCTACCCATATTCTTATTCAACCTCAAAATAA
- a CDS encoding glycoside hydrolase family 125 protein: MQSRRKFIKNTGILSAGLMALQTDVFGMQSDVFNFALKDFITKRPPLAERKFTSKAIEAAIVRIKKQIANPELAWLFENCFPNTLDTTVDFEIIDGKPDTYVITGDIDAMWLRDSTAQIWPYIPFVKEDKKLAELVKGVINRQTKCILLDPYANAFYKDFNQVSEWKDDMTKMQPGIHERKWEIDSLCYPIRLAHGYWKETGDVSLFDSKWKEAMLLVLQTFKEQQRWTDKGPYNFQRVTAWATDGVPLSGYGYPVKPCGLIVSTFRPSDDSTLFGYLIPSNMFAIEVLGYLQEIFSLPALKDDNLVARAKELQGQVQKGLEENAIIEHPKFGKIIAFEVNGYGSFHMMDDANVPSLLSLPYLGAIEPDNPLYLNTRKVVLSDNNPFFYKGKAGEGVGGPHTGTDTIWPMSIVLRAITSVDEKEIKACISNLIKTNADTGFMHESFHKDDVTKFTRKWFAWANTLFGEMIVHTSIHYPQILKDKNI, encoded by the coding sequence ATGCAATCACGTAGAAAATTTATAAAAAATACAGGAATTTTATCAGCAGGATTAATGGCGCTTCAAACAGATGTTTTTGGAATGCAGTCAGATGTTTTCAATTTTGCATTGAAAGATTTTATTACCAAAAGACCACCATTAGCAGAGAGAAAATTCACTAGTAAAGCAATAGAAGCAGCAATTGTAAGAATCAAAAAGCAAATTGCAAATCCAGAATTGGCTTGGTTATTTGAAAACTGTTTTCCAAATACATTAGACACTACAGTTGATTTTGAAATCATCGATGGAAAACCAGATACTTATGTAATTACAGGAGACATTGATGCAATGTGGCTACGTGATAGTACAGCACAAATTTGGCCGTATATTCCGTTTGTAAAAGAAGATAAAAAGCTGGCTGAATTGGTAAAAGGAGTAATAAACCGTCAGACAAAATGTATTTTGCTAGATCCTTATGCTAATGCGTTCTACAAAGATTTTAATCAGGTTAGCGAATGGAAGGATGATATGACCAAGATGCAACCTGGTATTCATGAACGTAAATGGGAGATAGATAGTTTATGTTACCCAATACGATTAGCACACGGATATTGGAAAGAAACAGGAGATGTTAGCTTGTTTGACAGTAAGTGGAAAGAAGCAATGCTTTTGGTATTGCAAACTTTTAAAGAACAACAACGTTGGACAGATAAAGGCCCATATAATTTCCAGAGAGTTACAGCTTGGGCCACAGATGGTGTTCCATTAAGCGGTTACGGTTATCCTGTAAAGCCATGCGGATTAATTGTTTCTACTTTTAGACCAAGTGATGATAGTACTTTATTTGGATATTTAATACCGAGTAATATGTTTGCTATAGAAGTACTTGGGTATCTTCAGGAAATTTTCTCTTTACCAGCATTAAAAGATGATAATTTAGTAGCTAGAGCAAAAGAACTACAAGGACAGGTTCAGAAAGGATTAGAAGAAAACGCAATCATTGAACATCCAAAATTTGGAAAAATAATTGCTTTTGAAGTTAACGGATATGGAAGTTTCCATATGATGGATGATGCTAATGTACCATCGTTATTATCATTACCTTATTTAGGAGCTATTGAACCAGATAATCCACTTTATCTTAATACAAGAAAAGTAGTATTGTCAGATAATAATCCATTTTTCTACAAAGGAAAAGCAGGCGAAGGAGTTGGAGGGCCACATACAGGAACAGATACTATTTGGCCAATGAGTATAGTTCTGAGAGCTATTACAAGTGTTGATGAAAAAGAGATAAAAGCATGTATTAGCAACTTGATAAAAACAAATGCAGATACAGGATTTATGCACGAATCATTCCATAAAGACGATGTTACAAAGTTTACCCGTAAATGGTTTGCTTGGGCAAATACGCTCTTTGGAGAAATGATAGTTCATACAAGCATTCATTATCCACAAATTCTGAAAGATAAAAATATCTAG
- a CDS encoding ROK family protein, protein MSKKYAVGLDIGGTHITAAVIDIVDMKVIDFSLHKESFDSNRPVDEVMTIWEKVITTSIENSKVEKTSGLAVCMPGPFDYNTGVCWIKGQSKYEHFYGLNVRDLFKNKLNLSNDFPILFENDAVCFGKGEVFKDIDNLSKNVMAITLGTGLGACFIDKGESISTGNLVPKDGEIYDLPFKEGIAEDYVSARGLVAGYFALSGRKLNNGLALFDLAKAGDTMAVKVFEEMGENLATIVLPWFKNFSVDSFIIGGKIANASEFFLASFNKKIKEAGSNVTVSISTDNEKAALLGATSLLYNA, encoded by the coding sequence ATGAGCAAAAAATATGCCGTTGGATTAGACATTGGAGGTACACATATTACCGCTGCGGTTATAGATATAGTCGATATGAAAGTGATCGACTTTTCATTGCATAAAGAGTCATTTGATTCAAATAGGCCAGTAGATGAAGTGATGACTATTTGGGAGAAAGTAATTACGACCTCAATAGAAAATTCTAAAGTAGAAAAAACATCAGGATTGGCTGTTTGTATGCCTGGACCATTTGATTATAATACAGGTGTTTGTTGGATAAAAGGGCAATCTAAATATGAGCATTTTTACGGATTAAATGTGAGGGATTTGTTTAAAAACAAATTGAATCTCTCGAATGATTTTCCGATTTTGTTTGAGAATGATGCTGTATGTTTTGGAAAAGGGGAAGTTTTTAAAGACATAGACAATCTTTCTAAAAACGTAATGGCAATTACACTTGGTACAGGACTTGGAGCTTGTTTTATCGATAAAGGAGAATCTATCAGTACAGGAAATTTAGTTCCAAAAGACGGTGAAATATACGATCTTCCATTCAAAGAAGGTATAGCCGAAGATTACGTTTCTGCACGCGGACTAGTAGCAGGTTATTTCGCTTTAAGCGGAAGAAAATTGAATAATGGTTTAGCGCTTTTTGATCTTGCTAAAGCGGGAGATACAATGGCGGTAAAAGTGTTTGAAGAAATGGGAGAAAATTTGGCTACAATAGTTCTTCCGTGGTTTAAGAATTTCTCTGTAGATAGTTTTATCATAGGAGGTAAAATTGCAAACGCAAGTGAATTTTTCTTAGCGTCATTTAACAAAAAAATAAAAGAAGCTGGAAGTAACGTTACTGTTTCTATTTCTACAGATAACGAAAAGGCTGCTCTATTAGGTGCTACAAGTTTACTTTACAACGCATAG
- a CDS encoding isoaspartyl peptidase/L-asparaginase family protein produces MTNSNRRNFIKTAAIASVAVALQSFNTDSEEQQLMLPKKVKKPIVLSTWKFGIPANEAAWEVLKNNGNALDAVEAGVKIPEGDPKERSVGYGGRPDRDGRVTLDACIMDENSNIGSVACLEYIKHPISVARAVMEKTPHVMLVGDGALQFAVEQGFKKENLLTEESEKEWKEWLKDSKYKPIANIENHDTIGMIALDANGNLSGACTTSGMAFKMHGRVGDSPIIGAGLYVDNEIGAATATGHGEEVIRISGCHLVVELMRQGKSPQKACEEAVTRIVKLTKNRNKDLKDIQVGFIALNKAGEYGSYCVQGGFNYAVHDDSGNRLIDADYFLK; encoded by the coding sequence ATGACAAACTCAAATCGTAGGAATTTTATAAAAACAGCTGCAATAGCTTCAGTAGCTGTAGCATTACAATCTTTTAATACAGATTCAGAAGAACAACAGCTTATGCTGCCTAAAAAAGTAAAGAAACCAATCGTACTTTCTACATGGAAGTTTGGAATACCTGCAAATGAAGCTGCTTGGGAAGTCTTGAAAAATAATGGAAATGCTCTCGATGCAGTAGAAGCAGGGGTTAAAATTCCTGAAGGTGATCCAAAAGAACGAAGCGTAGGTTATGGAGGACGCCCAGACAGGGACGGACGCGTAACACTTGACGCTTGTATTATGGATGAAAATTCCAATATCGGTTCAGTAGCTTGTTTAGAATATATAAAGCATCCAATTTCGGTTGCAAGAGCTGTAATGGAAAAAACACCTCACGTAATGTTAGTGGGTGATGGGGCATTACAATTTGCCGTTGAACAAGGTTTCAAAAAAGAAAACCTATTGACAGAAGAATCTGAGAAAGAATGGAAAGAGTGGTTGAAAGACAGCAAATATAAACCCATTGCTAATATTGAAAATCACGATACTATTGGAATGATTGCGTTAGATGCCAATGGAAACCTTTCAGGTGCTTGCACAACTAGCGGAATGGCATTTAAAATGCACGGACGCGTTGGAGATTCGCCAATTATCGGAGCGGGTTTATATGTTGATAATGAAATTGGAGCGGCAACGGCTACAGGACATGGTGAAGAAGTAATCAGAATTTCGGGTTGCCATCTAGTAGTAGAATTAATGCGCCAAGGAAAATCACCTCAAAAAGCGTGTGAAGAAGCTGTCACTAGAATTGTAAAATTAACCAAGAATAGAAATAAGGATTTAAAAGATATTCAGGTAGGATTTATAGCCTTGAATAAAGCAGGAGAATATGGCTCATATTGCGTTCAAGGTGGTTTTAATTATGCAGTTCACGATGATTCAGGAAACCGCTTAATCGATGCCGATTATTTCTTGAAGTAG
- a CDS encoding TMEM143 family protein, whose translation MKREHYIPFNKEFLLEQQIASFSEDSKNAADFKKLFDIIEHYYHYEAFNLNRNLKQNYALFDPDLSPKEREGFVGKSNFTVFKETLLTVLEYGNYRRIDKETLDKAINDSDLIGLNLSIDFNAFKEYELYVRGSHKAKETVAKYVFWKKEIEIEYYDRVMIYLNYNDADSLKAKNVKLGKIPIDPESVVLKIFKRVPKNDLETIFPNAVPMMSTTDKLLLWVPGIFGGVSLLSTTVIPALIGMYGAYQSGEAIDLLNSKTSLNQGLIALGVLCAYLFRQYNNFANKKIKYSKMLSDSLYFKNIGNNSGAFYSLLNSSEEEVLKETILAYAFLNRSNSPLSADELDSQIETWFSEKLNTELDFNVNNALSKLKSIGLGIEANGKWEVISLDKALIKIDELWDGVFDYNQKVVEA comes from the coding sequence ATGAAACGAGAACATTATATTCCCTTCAACAAGGAATTCTTACTCGAACAACAAATAGCAAGTTTCAGTGAAGACTCAAAAAATGCAGCTGATTTTAAAAAGTTATTCGATATCATCGAACATTATTATCATTATGAAGCCTTTAATCTAAATCGGAATCTAAAACAAAATTACGCCCTATTTGACCCAGATTTAAGTCCGAAGGAGCGTGAAGGATTTGTTGGCAAAAGTAATTTCACTGTTTTTAAAGAAACACTTCTTACCGTTCTAGAATATGGAAACTACAGACGTATTGATAAGGAAACTCTAGATAAAGCAATTAATGACTCCGATTTAATAGGATTGAATCTTTCTATAGATTTTAATGCTTTTAAAGAGTACGAATTGTATGTTAGAGGAAGTCATAAGGCTAAAGAAACGGTAGCGAAATATGTTTTTTGGAAGAAAGAAATAGAGATTGAATATTATGATCGTGTCATGATTTATCTGAATTATAATGATGCTGATTCTCTTAAAGCTAAAAATGTAAAACTTGGGAAAATACCAATTGATCCAGAATCTGTAGTCTTAAAGATTTTCAAGCGTGTTCCTAAAAATGATCTCGAAACGATATTTCCGAATGCGGTTCCGATGATGTCAACTACTGATAAATTATTATTATGGGTTCCTGGAATTTTTGGTGGTGTTTCGTTATTGAGTACTACTGTAATTCCTGCATTAATTGGGATGTATGGTGCTTATCAATCGGGGGAAGCAATTGATTTACTAAACAGTAAAACTTCGCTTAATCAAGGTTTAATTGCCTTAGGAGTACTTTGTGCTTACTTATTTCGCCAGTATAATAATTTTGCAAATAAAAAGATTAAATATTCGAAGATGCTTTCGGATAGTCTTTACTTTAAGAACATTGGAAATAACAGTGGTGCATTTTATTCCTTATTGAATTCTTCGGAAGAAGAAGTACTAAAGGAAACTATTTTGGCTTACGCTTTTTTAAATAGAAGTAATAGCCCCTTGTCGGCTGATGAACTTGATTCTCAAATAGAAACGTGGTTTTCGGAAAAGCTAAATACAGAATTAGATTTTAATGTAAATAATGCCTTGTCGAAATTAAAAAGCATTGGCCTTGGTATTGAAGCAAATGGTAAATGGGAGGTGATTTCGCTTGATAAAGCACTCATTAAAATTGACGAATTATGGGATGGCGTTTTTGATTATAATCAGAAAGTAGTTGAGGCTTAG
- a CDS encoding DUF962 domain-containing protein has protein sequence MRTLEQWFEEYAVSHQNPKNKVIHYVCVPAIYFSIVGLLMSIPSGFIANILKLNAPIIENWAVVILLFVLVFYIRLSVAMAFKIAIFSAICLVVNYYIGQVFPLWIFSIGVFVIAWIGQFYGHNIEGKKPSFLKDLQFLMIGPAWVVENLFSKK, from the coding sequence ATGAGAACATTAGAACAATGGTTTGAAGAATATGCTGTAAGTCATCAGAATCCGAAGAACAAAGTAATACATTATGTATGTGTTCCTGCAATTTACTTTTCGATTGTAGGTTTATTAATGAGTATTCCGAGTGGTTTTATTGCCAATATTTTAAAATTAAATGCTCCAATAATCGAGAATTGGGCTGTGGTCATATTACTTTTTGTGCTTGTTTTTTATATTCGATTGTCGGTTGCAATGGCTTTTAAGATTGCAATTTTTTCCGCTATTTGCTTGGTAGTAAATTATTACATCGGACAAGTCTTCCCATTATGGATTTTCTCTATTGGTGTTTTTGTAATCGCTTGGATTGGGCAATTCTACGGACACAATATTGAAGGAAAAAAACCTTCTTTCCTTAAAGATCTTCAGTTTTTAATGATTGGTCCAGCGTGGGTGGTTGAGAATTTGTTCTCTAAGAAATAA